A genomic segment from Blastococcus sp. PRF04-17 encodes:
- the rpsH gene encoding 30S ribosomal protein S8 — protein sequence MTDPIADMLTRLRNANQAYHDSAVMPSSKLKTHIAEILQQEGYIAGWAVKDVEQDGSTFKQLQIDLKYGPNRERSIAGVRRVSKPGLRVYAKSNSLPKVLGGLGVAIISTSTGLLTDKQANKKGVGGEVLAYVW from the coding sequence ATGACCGACCCCATCGCGGACATGCTCACGCGTCTGCGGAACGCCAACCAGGCGTACCACGACTCCGCGGTCATGCCGTCCTCGAAGCTCAAGACGCACATCGCCGAGATCCTCCAGCAGGAGGGCTACATCGCCGGCTGGGCCGTCAAGGACGTCGAGCAGGACGGCAGCACCTTCAAGCAGCTGCAGATCGACCTGAAGTACGGCCCCAACCGCGAGCGGAGCATCGCCGGCGTCCGCCGGGTGTCGAAGCCCGGTCTGCGGGTCTACGCGAAGTCGAACTCCCTGCCCAAGGTCCTCGGTGGCCTCGGCGTGGCGATCATCTCGACGTCGACCGGGCTGCTGACCGACAAGCAGGCGAACAAGAAGGGCGTGGGTGGGGAAGTCCTCGCCTACGTCTGGTAA
- the rplF gene encoding 50S ribosomal protein L6 — protein sequence MSRIGRLPIPVPSGVDVAIDGQTVSVKGPKGSLRHTVATPITVERDEDGTLRVIRPNDERQNRALHGLSRTLIANMITGVTEGYTKTLEIVGVGYRVQARGSDLEFALGFSHPVPVKAPEGITFAVESPTRLRVTGIDKQQVGEVAAKIRKIRKPDPYKGKGVRYQGEVVKRKVGKTGK from the coding sequence ATGTCACGAATCGGACGACTCCCGATCCCCGTTCCCAGCGGTGTGGACGTCGCCATCGACGGCCAGACGGTCAGCGTCAAGGGCCCGAAGGGCTCGCTCCGCCACACGGTCGCGACCCCCATCACGGTGGAGCGCGACGAGGACGGCACGCTGCGCGTGATCCGTCCCAACGACGAGCGGCAGAACCGGGCCCTGCACGGCCTCTCGCGCACGCTCATCGCCAACATGATCACCGGCGTCACCGAGGGCTACACGAAGACCCTCGAGATCGTCGGTGTGGGTTACCGCGTGCAGGCCCGCGGCTCGGACCTCGAGTTCGCGCTGGGCTTCAGCCACCCGGTGCCGGTGAAGGCCCCCGAGGGCATCACCTTCGCCGTGGAGTCCCCGACCCGTCTGCGGGTCACGGGTATCGACAAGCAGCAGGTCGGCGAGGTCGCCGCCAAGATCCGCAAGATCCGCAAGCCCGACCCGTACAAGGGCAAGGGCGTGCGGTACCAGGGCGAGGTCGTCAAGCGCAAGGTCGGGAAGACGGGTAAGTGA
- the rplR gene encoding 50S ribosomal protein L18, whose product MATAEKTARVHKSVGTDISTARRVSRLRRHNRLRKRVSGTPERPRLVVNRSSRHIHVQLVDDTAGRTIASASTMDASLRGAEGDKSALARQVGALIADRAKAAGVTAVVLDRGGNRYAGRIAALADGAREAGLDF is encoded by the coding sequence ATGGCAACCGCAGAGAAGACCGCTCGGGTCCACAAGTCCGTCGGCACCGACATCAGCACCGCGCGCCGCGTCTCGCGGCTGCGCCGCCACAACCGGCTGCGCAAGCGCGTCTCCGGCACGCCGGAGCGTCCGCGCCTCGTGGTCAACCGCAGCTCGCGGCACATCCACGTGCAGCTGGTCGACGACACCGCGGGCCGCACGATCGCCAGCGCGTCGACGATGGACGCCAGCCTGCGTGGCGCCGAGGGCGACAAGTCCGCCCTGGCCCGCCAGGTCGGCGCTCTGATCGCCGACCGGGCGAAGGCCGCCGGCGTGACCGCCGTCGTGCTCGACCGCGGCGGCAACCGCTACGCCGGGCGGATCGCCGCCCTGGCCGACGGGGCCCGCGAGGCCGGGCTGGACTTCTGA
- the rpsE gene encoding 30S ribosomal protein S5 translates to MPGPQRRGGGAGGGNDRRDRRDGGRGPGGAPAEKSNYLERVVAINRVSKVVKGGRRFSFTALVIVGDGDGKVGVGYGKAKEVPAAIAKGVEEAKKHFYNVPRIASTIPHPVQGEAAAGVVLLKPASPGTGVIAGGPVRAVLECAGIHDVLSKSLGSSNPINIVHATMQALKELVRPEEIAARRGLPLEDVAPAAMLRARAGQGV, encoded by the coding sequence ATGCCAGGACCACAGCGACGCGGCGGCGGCGCCGGCGGCGGGAACGACCGCCGCGACCGTCGTGACGGCGGGCGGGGCCCCGGTGGCGCTCCCGCCGAGAAGAGCAACTACCTCGAGCGGGTCGTCGCGATCAACCGTGTCTCGAAGGTCGTGAAGGGTGGCCGTCGCTTCAGCTTCACCGCCCTCGTGATCGTCGGTGACGGCGACGGCAAGGTCGGCGTCGGCTACGGCAAGGCCAAGGAGGTGCCCGCGGCGATCGCCAAGGGCGTCGAGGAGGCCAAGAAGCACTTCTACAACGTGCCCCGCATCGCCAGCACCATCCCGCACCCGGTGCAGGGTGAGGCGGCGGCCGGTGTCGTGCTGCTCAAGCCGGCCAGCCCCGGTACCGGTGTCATCGCCGGTGGTCCGGTGCGTGCCGTGCTCGAGTGCGCCGGGATCCACGACGTGCTCTCCAAGAGCCTCGGGTCGTCGAACCCGATCAACATCGTGCACGCCACGATGCAGGCGCTGAAGGAGCTGGTCCGCCCCGAGGAGATCGCGGCCCGCCGCGGTCTCCCGCTGGAGGACGTCGCCCCGGCCGCCATGCTCCGTGCGCGCGCGGGTCAGGGAGTCTGA
- the rpmD gene encoding 50S ribosomal protein L30 has protein sequence MAQLKITQVRSGIGRKRNQRDTLRSLGLKRIHDSVVQEDRPEIRGMVATVPHLVTVEEI, from the coding sequence ATGGCACAGCTCAAGATCACCCAGGTCCGGTCGGGGATCGGCCGCAAGCGGAACCAGCGCGACACGCTGCGTTCGCTGGGGCTCAAGCGCATCCACGACTCGGTCGTGCAGGAGGACCGTCCCGAGATCCGCGGGATGGTCGCGACGGTGCCGCACCTGGTCACCGTCGAAGAGATCTGA
- the rplO gene encoding 50S ribosomal protein L15 → MTLKVHHLRPAPGAHTAKTRVGRGEGSKGKTAGRGTKGTGARGNTHARFEGGQTPLHMRLPKLSGFKSPNKVVFQVVNLDRIAALFPQGGAVDPDTLAEAGAVRRGQPVKVLGTGDLGGVKVDVRAHAFSASAAEKIGAAGGSTTRI, encoded by the coding sequence ATGACTCTTAAAGTCCACCACCTGCGTCCCGCTCCGGGCGCCCACACCGCCAAGACGCGCGTCGGCCGCGGTGAGGGGTCCAAGGGAAAGACCGCCGGTCGCGGCACCAAGGGCACCGGCGCCCGCGGCAACACCCACGCCCGGTTCGAGGGCGGTCAGACGCCGCTGCACATGCGGCTGCCCAAGCTGTCCGGCTTCAAGAGCCCGAACAAGGTCGTCTTCCAGGTCGTCAACCTCGACCGGATCGCGGCGCTGTTCCCGCAGGGCGGGGCCGTCGACCCCGACACGCTGGCCGAGGCCGGCGCCGTCCGCCGCGGCCAGCCGGTGAAGGTGCTCGGCACCGGCGACCTCGGCGGGGTCAAGGTCGACGTCCGGGCCCACGCCTTCTCCGCCTCCGCAGCCGAGAAGATCGGCGCGGCCGGCGGTAGCACCACCCGTATCTGA